A single genomic interval of Megalobrama amblycephala isolate DHTTF-2021 linkage group LG15, ASM1881202v1, whole genome shotgun sequence harbors:
- the ppp6r3 gene encoding serine/threonine-protein phosphatase 6 regulatory subunit 3 isoform X6 yields MFWKFDLHTTSHIDTLLEKDDVTLTEVMDEEDVLQECKAQNHKLVDFLVRPQCMEDLVGYITQEPNDDVEEKIKYKYPNISCELLTSDVGQINDRLGEDENLLMKLYSFLQNEPPLNPLLASFFSKVLSILIGRKPEQIVEFLRKREDFVDLMIKHIGTSAIMDLLLRMLTCIEPQQLRQDVLNWLNEEKVIQRLVDMVQPSQDEDRHSNASQSLCEIIRLSRDQMFQVQGCSEPDPLLATLEKQETVEQLLSNIFDKEKNESAIVSVIQILLTLFETRRPAFEGHLEICPPGMNHPSFSVNQSILDAVRPRLKDFHQLLLEPPKKTVLNTTWGVLDPPVGNTRLNVVRLVTSLLQTNTHIINQELIALNTLGVILDMYFKYLWNNFLHTQVEICTAMILAMPSTQSESPEINRENDQLPIRENILIKHLFQKCQLIQRILDAWGSNEKEQAEGGRRRGYMGHLTRIANSIVHNSDKGPNGAQIQQLISELSEEDRERWEAFTSGQLADTNKKNTVDLVNTHHIHSSSDDEVDFKDSGFHQDSSLQQMQQMTSNFIEQFGFNDEEFADQDDVGDIPFDRISDINFSLNTNESANMALFEACCKEKIQQFEDAGSDEEDIWDEKDVTFAPDAQRRPRSSGSTDSEESTDSEEEDGKRDPFETANATSDDRMEVDSGDGPVWTANFDDIPMDTGSSTTPSAPVSNSPAAAPEPSGWSSPNAAAETGWADFSSFTPVSPKDPLRSNSPVAMETSIETVDPLGVNAPMQQENTDQWLPNETTPTSPRGKVGDGSDPEEEPVSDRITETVTNGSMKETVSLTVDAKTETAVFKSEEEKRSTSEDASAKLFVAESGESEKSNCPPSNCQKPGLKHLEEKAKATCEALNGPLEDAAAMDEAKSEQRTANPEAAVNGPA; encoded by the exons ATGTTTTGGAAGTTCGATCTGCACACGACGTCCCACATCGACACGCTCCTGGAGAAGGATGACGTTACGCTGACAGAGGTGATGGATGAGGAGGACGTCCTGCAGGAGTGTAAGGCTCAGAACCACAAGCTTGTGGACTTCCTGGTGAGGCCACAGTGCATGGAGGATCTTGTGGGCTACATCACCCAGGAGCCCAATGACGATGTGGAGGAGAAGATCAAATATAA GTATCCCAACATATCCTGTGAACTCCTGACCTCAGACGTTGGCCAGATCAATGACAGGCTTGGTGAAGATGAAAATTTACTGATGAAACTCTACAGTTTCCTACAGAATGAGCCTCCCCTCAATCCGCTGCTGGCCAGTTTCTTCAGCAAGGTCCTGAGCATCCTTATTGGGAGGAAACCAGAGCAG ATCGTGGAGTTCCTCAGGAAGAGGGAAGACTTTGTGGATCTGATGATCAAACACATAGGGACCTCTGCCATTATGGACCTCCTGCTCAGGATGCTCACCTGCATTGAGCCACAGCAGCTTAGACAAGATGTATTAAAT TGGCTAAATGAAGAGAAAGTTATACAGCGGCTGGTTGACATGGTTCAACCATCACAAGATGAGGAT AGACACTCGAACGCGTCCCAGTCGCTCTGTGAGATCATTCGGCTGAGCAGAGATCAAATGTTCCAAGTCCAGGGCTGCTCGGAGCCTGACCCCCTGCTGGCCACACTGGAGAA ACAAGAGACAGTAGAGCAGTTGCTGTCAAACATCTTCGACAAAGAAAAGAACGAGTCTGCCATAGTCAGTGTAATCCAGATTCTCCTAACTCTCTTTGAGACACGGAGACCAGC GTTTGAAGGCCATTTGGAGATTTGCCCTCCTGGAATGAACCATCCATCATTCTCTGTCAATCAGAGTATTCTAGATGCCGTCAGACCAAGACTGAAAGATTTTCACCAGCTTTTGCTCGAGCCGCCAAAG aAAACTGTCTTGAACACCACATGGGGAGTGTTGGATCCACCGGTGGGAAACACTCGTCTTAATGTGGTGCGACTAGTGACCAGCCTTCTACAGACCAACACGCATATCATCAACCAGGAGCTCATTGCCCTCAACACTTTGGGTGTCATACTA GACATGTACTTCAAATACTTATGGAATAATTTCCTACACACACAAGTAGAAATCTGTACGGCGATGATCTTAGCGATGCCTTCAACCCAAAGTGAATCTCCTGAAATAAACAGAGAAAACGACCAATTGCCCATAAGAGAAAACAtccttatcaaacat CTCTTTCAGAAGTGCCAGTTAATACAAAGAATTCTTGATGCCTGGGGATCAAATGAGAAGGAGCA GGCCGAGGGTGGGCGGCGGAGAGGTTACATGGGTCACCTGACCAGAATAGCAAACTCTATAGTCCACAACAGTGACAAGGGCCCCAATGGGGCACAAATTCAGCAGCTCATCTCAG AGCTTTCAGAGGAGGACAGGGAACGATGGGAAGCCTTCACTTCAGGACAGCTAGCAGAtacaaacaagaaaaacacTGTAGACTTA GTTAACACACACCACATACACTCATCCAGCGATGATGAGGTAGATTTCAAAGACAGTGGATTTCATCAGGACTCCTCCCTACAGCAA ATGCAACAAATGACGTCCAATTTTATTGAGCAGTTTGGCTTCAATGACGAAGAGTTTGCCGATCAGGATGATGTCGGGGA TATTCCCTTTGATAGAATATCAGACATCAATTTTTCCTTGAATACAAATGAAAGT GCAAACATGGCACTCTTTGAAGCCTGCTGTAAGGAGAAGATCCAGCAGTTCGAAGATGCCGGATCAGACGAGGAAGATATCTGGGATGAGAAGGACGTCACTTTTGCACCTGATGCTCAGAGACGTCCCAG AAGCTCAGGAAGTACAGACAGTGAAGAAAGTACGGACTCTGAGGAGGAGGATGGGAAGCGAGACCCGTTTGAAACTGCTAACGCCACATCTGACGACAGGATGGAAGTGGACTCGGGGGATG GACCGGTATGGACGGCAAATTTTGATGACATACCCATGGACACTGGCAGCTCCACGACCCCCAGCGCACCTGTGTCAAACTCGCCGGCTGCAGCGCCTGAACCTTCGGGCTGGAGCTCTCCGAATGCTGCTGCAGAGACAGGTTGGGCCGACTTCTCCAGCTTCACACCTGTCAG CCCCAAGGATCCTTTGAGGAGCAATTCCCCTGTAGCCATGGAGACCAGCATAGAAACGGTAGACCCTCTGGGAGTCAATGCGCCCATGCAGCAAGAAA ACACGGATCAGTGGCTTCCCAATGAGACCACCCCGACTTCCCCTAGAGGGAAGGTAGGGGACGGCTCGGACCCAGAGGAGGAGCCTGTCAGTGACCGCATCACAGAAACAGTCACCAATGGCTCTATGAAGGAGACAGTCAGCCTTACTGTAGACGCCAAAACTGAAACTGCTGTTTTCAAAAG TGAGGAAGAGAAACGATCTACCTCTGAAGACGCATCTGCAAAGTTGTTTGTTGCAGAGAGTGGAGAATCTGAGAAAAGCAATTGTCCTCCTAGCAACTGTCAGAAACCAGG TCTAAAGCACTTAGAAGAGAAAGCAAAAGCCACTTGCGAAGCTCTAAATGGTCCTCTTGAGGATGCGGCCGCTATGGATGAAGCCAA ATCAGAGCAGCGCACGGCCAACCCCGAGGCAGCAGTGAACGGTCCAGCATGA
- the ppp6r3 gene encoding serine/threonine-protein phosphatase 6 regulatory subunit 3 isoform X3 produces the protein MFWKFDLHTTSHIDTLLEKDDVTLTEVMDEEDVLQECKAQNHKLVDFLVRPQCMEDLVGYITQEPNDDVEEKIKYKYPNISCELLTSDVGQINDRLGEDENLLMKLYSFLQNEPPLNPLLASFFSKVLSILIGRKPEQIVEFLRKREDFVDLMIKHIGTSAIMDLLLRMLTCIEPQQLRQDVLNWLNEEKVIQRLVDMVQPSQDEDRHSNASQSLCEIIRLSRDQMFQVQGCSEPDPLLATLEKQETVEQLLSNIFDKEKNESAIVSVIQILLTLFETRRPAFEGHLEICPPGMNHPSFSVNQSILDAVRPRLKDFHQLLLEPPKKTVLNTTWGVLDPPVGNTRLNVVRLVTSLLQTNTHIINQELIALNTLGVILDMYFKYLWNNFLHTQVEICTAMILAMPSTQSESPEINRENDQLPIRENILIKHLFQKCQLIQRILDAWGSNEKEQAEGGRRRGYMGHLTRIANSIVHNSDKGPNGAQIQQLISELSEEDRERWEAFTSGQLADTNKKNTVDLVNTHHIHSSSDDEVDFKDSGFHQDSSLQQMQQMTSNFIEQFGFNDEEFADQDDVGDIPFDRISDINFSLNTNESANMALFEACCKEKIQQFEDAGSDEEDIWDEKDVTFAPDAQRRPRSSGSTDSEESTDSEEEDGKRDPFETANATSDDRMEVDSGDGPVWTANFDDIPMDTGSSTTPSAPVSNSPAAAPEPSGWSSPNAAAETGWADFSSFTPVSPKDPLRSNSPVAMETSIETVDPLGVNAPMQQENTDQWLPNETTPTSPRGKVGDGSDPEEEPVSDRITETVTNGSMKETVSLTVDAKTETAVFKRVLKSYREEEKRSTSEDASAKLFVAESGESEKSNCPPSNCQKPGLKHLEEKAKATCEALNGPLEDAAAMDEAKSEQRTANPEAAVNGPA, from the exons ATGTTTTGGAAGTTCGATCTGCACACGACGTCCCACATCGACACGCTCCTGGAGAAGGATGACGTTACGCTGACAGAGGTGATGGATGAGGAGGACGTCCTGCAGGAGTGTAAGGCTCAGAACCACAAGCTTGTGGACTTCCTGGTGAGGCCACAGTGCATGGAGGATCTTGTGGGCTACATCACCCAGGAGCCCAATGACGATGTGGAGGAGAAGATCAAATATAA GTATCCCAACATATCCTGTGAACTCCTGACCTCAGACGTTGGCCAGATCAATGACAGGCTTGGTGAAGATGAAAATTTACTGATGAAACTCTACAGTTTCCTACAGAATGAGCCTCCCCTCAATCCGCTGCTGGCCAGTTTCTTCAGCAAGGTCCTGAGCATCCTTATTGGGAGGAAACCAGAGCAG ATCGTGGAGTTCCTCAGGAAGAGGGAAGACTTTGTGGATCTGATGATCAAACACATAGGGACCTCTGCCATTATGGACCTCCTGCTCAGGATGCTCACCTGCATTGAGCCACAGCAGCTTAGACAAGATGTATTAAAT TGGCTAAATGAAGAGAAAGTTATACAGCGGCTGGTTGACATGGTTCAACCATCACAAGATGAGGAT AGACACTCGAACGCGTCCCAGTCGCTCTGTGAGATCATTCGGCTGAGCAGAGATCAAATGTTCCAAGTCCAGGGCTGCTCGGAGCCTGACCCCCTGCTGGCCACACTGGAGAA ACAAGAGACAGTAGAGCAGTTGCTGTCAAACATCTTCGACAAAGAAAAGAACGAGTCTGCCATAGTCAGTGTAATCCAGATTCTCCTAACTCTCTTTGAGACACGGAGACCAGC GTTTGAAGGCCATTTGGAGATTTGCCCTCCTGGAATGAACCATCCATCATTCTCTGTCAATCAGAGTATTCTAGATGCCGTCAGACCAAGACTGAAAGATTTTCACCAGCTTTTGCTCGAGCCGCCAAAG aAAACTGTCTTGAACACCACATGGGGAGTGTTGGATCCACCGGTGGGAAACACTCGTCTTAATGTGGTGCGACTAGTGACCAGCCTTCTACAGACCAACACGCATATCATCAACCAGGAGCTCATTGCCCTCAACACTTTGGGTGTCATACTA GACATGTACTTCAAATACTTATGGAATAATTTCCTACACACACAAGTAGAAATCTGTACGGCGATGATCTTAGCGATGCCTTCAACCCAAAGTGAATCTCCTGAAATAAACAGAGAAAACGACCAATTGCCCATAAGAGAAAACAtccttatcaaacat CTCTTTCAGAAGTGCCAGTTAATACAAAGAATTCTTGATGCCTGGGGATCAAATGAGAAGGAGCA GGCCGAGGGTGGGCGGCGGAGAGGTTACATGGGTCACCTGACCAGAATAGCAAACTCTATAGTCCACAACAGTGACAAGGGCCCCAATGGGGCACAAATTCAGCAGCTCATCTCAG AGCTTTCAGAGGAGGACAGGGAACGATGGGAAGCCTTCACTTCAGGACAGCTAGCAGAtacaaacaagaaaaacacTGTAGACTTA GTTAACACACACCACATACACTCATCCAGCGATGATGAGGTAGATTTCAAAGACAGTGGATTTCATCAGGACTCCTCCCTACAGCAA ATGCAACAAATGACGTCCAATTTTATTGAGCAGTTTGGCTTCAATGACGAAGAGTTTGCCGATCAGGATGATGTCGGGGA TATTCCCTTTGATAGAATATCAGACATCAATTTTTCCTTGAATACAAATGAAAGT GCAAACATGGCACTCTTTGAAGCCTGCTGTAAGGAGAAGATCCAGCAGTTCGAAGATGCCGGATCAGACGAGGAAGATATCTGGGATGAGAAGGACGTCACTTTTGCACCTGATGCTCAGAGACGTCCCAG AAGCTCAGGAAGTACAGACAGTGAAGAAAGTACGGACTCTGAGGAGGAGGATGGGAAGCGAGACCCGTTTGAAACTGCTAACGCCACATCTGACGACAGGATGGAAGTGGACTCGGGGGATG GACCGGTATGGACGGCAAATTTTGATGACATACCCATGGACACTGGCAGCTCCACGACCCCCAGCGCACCTGTGTCAAACTCGCCGGCTGCAGCGCCTGAACCTTCGGGCTGGAGCTCTCCGAATGCTGCTGCAGAGACAGGTTGGGCCGACTTCTCCAGCTTCACACCTGTCAG CCCCAAGGATCCTTTGAGGAGCAATTCCCCTGTAGCCATGGAGACCAGCATAGAAACGGTAGACCCTCTGGGAGTCAATGCGCCCATGCAGCAAGAAA ACACGGATCAGTGGCTTCCCAATGAGACCACCCCGACTTCCCCTAGAGGGAAGGTAGGGGACGGCTCGGACCCAGAGGAGGAGCCTGTCAGTGACCGCATCACAGAAACAGTCACCAATGGCTCTATGAAGGAGACAGTCAGCCTTACTGTAGACGCCAAAACTGAAACTGCTGTTTTCAAAAG AGTGTTGAAATCGTATCG TGAGGAAGAGAAACGATCTACCTCTGAAGACGCATCTGCAAAGTTGTTTGTTGCAGAGAGTGGAGAATCTGAGAAAAGCAATTGTCCTCCTAGCAACTGTCAGAAACCAGG TCTAAAGCACTTAGAAGAGAAAGCAAAAGCCACTTGCGAAGCTCTAAATGGTCCTCTTGAGGATGCGGCCGCTATGGATGAAGCCAA ATCAGAGCAGCGCACGGCCAACCCCGAGGCAGCAGTGAACGGTCCAGCATGA